One genomic region from Ornithinicoccus hortensis encodes:
- a CDS encoding helix-turn-helix domain-containing protein: protein MSDADPFPMSMGELIRRQRELAAVPMRQFASMVGISGPYLSQIENGLRAPSEQVLRNIAEHLGVPVSDLVDERTEDDTDSEEAMRDLIKADPNLTAAQRRALTEVYVAMVTTTRVQRAATG, encoded by the coding sequence ATGAGCGACGCCGACCCGTTCCCGATGAGCATGGGGGAGCTGATCCGCCGCCAGCGCGAGTTGGCGGCCGTGCCGATGCGCCAGTTCGCCTCGATGGTCGGGATCTCCGGTCCCTACCTGTCCCAGATCGAGAACGGCCTCCGCGCCCCCAGCGAGCAGGTGCTGCGCAACATCGCCGAGCACCTGGGGGTTCCGGTCTCCGACCTGGTCGACGAGCGCACCGAGGACGACACGGACTCCGAGGAGGCCATGCGGGACCTGATCAAGGCCGACCCCAACCTGACGGCGGCTCAGCGTCGGGCGCTGACCGAGGTGTATGTCGCGATGGTCACCACCACCCGCGTGCAACGGGCCGCGACCGGCTGA
- a CDS encoding hybrid-cluster NAD(P)-dependent oxidoreductase translates to MLTRTPGTTSPEWVEEFAGVLTCTAVTDITHDVRSFSFALPGGAGLLFHPGQYLTLQLDLDGGTVERCYTISSSPALSAGPTITVKRVPGGPVSNWLHDHLRPGDVLRASGPLGVFSTAHHPSRRYLLLSAGSGITPLMSMVRDLRDRADGADVVFVHCARTPADIIFRTELAELAASGVAAVHILCEEDSPTETWEGPRGRLTLPALFGAAPDLLEREVFSCGPPPFMAAVREHLTLVAADPARCHEESFVLGTAGAPPAPGATPSGPGDPSLGSGTAPTTYTVEFLRSGRVLECDEHTTVLSAAAAAGMSLPSSCTEGLCGTCKSTLVSGEVDMQHQGGIRAREVALGKFLPCCSRPRSDLQVDA, encoded by the coding sequence ATGCTGACCAGGACCCCCGGCACCACCTCCCCCGAGTGGGTCGAGGAGTTTGCCGGCGTGCTGACCTGCACCGCGGTCACCGACATCACGCACGACGTCCGCAGCTTCAGTTTCGCCCTCCCCGGTGGGGCCGGGCTGCTGTTCCACCCGGGGCAGTACCTGACCCTCCAGCTGGACCTCGACGGTGGGACCGTCGAACGCTGTTACACGATCTCCTCCTCCCCCGCGCTGTCGGCGGGCCCGACGATCACGGTCAAGCGCGTGCCGGGCGGCCCGGTGTCGAACTGGCTGCACGACCACCTGCGGCCCGGCGACGTGCTCCGCGCGTCGGGCCCACTGGGCGTGTTCAGCACGGCCCACCACCCCAGTCGGCGCTACCTGTTGCTGTCCGCCGGCAGCGGGATCACCCCGCTGATGTCCATGGTCCGGGACCTGCGGGACCGGGCGGACGGTGCGGACGTGGTCTTCGTGCACTGCGCACGGACTCCCGCGGACATCATCTTCCGCACGGAGCTGGCCGAGCTGGCCGCCTCGGGCGTCGCGGCCGTCCACATCCTGTGCGAGGAGGACTCGCCCACCGAGACCTGGGAGGGGCCGCGGGGTCGGCTGACCCTCCCGGCACTGTTCGGGGCGGCGCCGGATCTGTTGGAGCGGGAGGTCTTCAGCTGCGGCCCGCCGCCCTTCATGGCGGCGGTCCGCGAGCACCTCACCCTCGTCGCGGCCGACCCCGCCCGGTGCCACGAGGAGTCCTTTGTGCTGGGCACCGCCGGGGCCCCGCCGGCCCCCGGCGCGACACCCTCCGGGCCGGGCGATCCGTCCCTGGGCTCCGGGACGGCACCCACGACATACACCGTGGAGTTCCTGCGCAGCGGACGGGTCCTGGAGTGCGACGAGCACACCACCGTGCTGTCCGCCGCGGCCGCGGCCGGCATGTCCCTGCCCTCGTCCTGCACCGAGGGTCTGTGCGGCACCTGCAAGAGCACCCTGGTGTCCGGCGAGGTCGACATGCAGCACCAGGGCGGCATCCGGGCCCGGGAAGTCGCCCTGGGCAAGTTCCTGCCGTGCTGTTCCCGACCCCGCAGCGACCTGCAGGTCGACGCCTGA
- a CDS encoding alcohol dehydrogenase catalytic domain-containing protein encodes MQIHGAVLEEIGRARPFSATAPITVSELELAPPGAGELLVRMEAAGVCHSDLSVVDGNRPRPVPMLLGHEAAGVVQEVGPGGSDLSPGQRVIMTFLPRCGECAGCGTGGQLPCVPGSASNNAGELLAGGRRLTRDGAPVHHHLGVSGFATHAVVDRRSVVPVDDDVPPTVAALMGCAVLTGGGALINAAPPRPGQTVLVVGLGGVGMAAVLTGVGLEGVTVIGVDAVPDKLDTARALGAAEALTPQEVVDRGIKGDVVVEAVGHARAFESAVRATAPGGTTVTVGLPAPDALAQISPLGLVAEGRTVRGSYLGSAVPERDLPVFVDMWRAGRLPVEKLVSATLGLDRINEAMDQLADGLAIRQVIEFPG; translated from the coding sequence GTGCAGATCCACGGAGCCGTCCTGGAGGAGATCGGCCGCGCCCGGCCGTTCTCCGCCACCGCGCCCATCACGGTCTCCGAGCTCGAGCTCGCCCCGCCGGGCGCGGGTGAGCTCCTGGTGCGGATGGAGGCGGCCGGGGTGTGCCACTCCGACCTGTCCGTCGTCGACGGCAACCGACCGCGGCCGGTGCCGATGCTGCTCGGGCACGAGGCCGCGGGCGTCGTGCAGGAGGTCGGGCCCGGCGGCTCCGACCTGAGTCCGGGGCAGCGGGTCATCATGACCTTCCTGCCGCGGTGCGGCGAGTGCGCCGGCTGCGGGACCGGTGGCCAGCTCCCGTGCGTGCCCGGCTCGGCCTCGAACAACGCCGGCGAGCTCCTGGCCGGGGGCCGGCGGCTCACCCGGGACGGCGCGCCGGTGCACCACCACCTGGGTGTGTCCGGCTTCGCCACCCACGCCGTCGTGGACCGACGGTCCGTGGTGCCGGTCGACGACGACGTCCCGCCGACGGTCGCGGCGCTGATGGGGTGCGCGGTCCTCACCGGGGGCGGTGCCCTGATCAATGCCGCCCCTCCCCGACCCGGACAGACCGTGCTGGTCGTGGGGCTCGGCGGGGTCGGGATGGCCGCCGTCCTCACCGGGGTGGGCCTGGAGGGGGTCACCGTGATCGGGGTGGACGCCGTCCCCGACAAGCTGGACACGGCTCGCGCCCTCGGCGCCGCCGAGGCGCTGACGCCGCAGGAGGTGGTGGACCGCGGGATCAAGGGCGACGTGGTCGTGGAGGCCGTCGGCCACGCCCGCGCCTTTGAGTCGGCGGTGCGGGCGACCGCGCCGGGCGGGACCACCGTCACGGTGGGCCTCCCGGCTCCCGACGCGCTGGCGCAGATCTCCCCGCTCGGCCTGGTGGCCGAGGGGCGGACGGTGCGCGGCAGCTACCTCGGCTCGGCCGTGCCGGAGCGCGACCTCCCGGTCTTCGTCGACATGTGGCGCGCGGGTCGCCTGCCCGTCGAGAAGTTGGTGTCCGCCACCCTCGGCCTCGACCGGATCAACGAGGCGATGGACCAGCTCGCCGACGGCCTGGCCATCCGTCAGGTCATCGAGTTCCCGGGCTGA
- a CDS encoding ArsC/Spx/MgsR family protein, producing MADDVTLLHNPRCSTSRSALETLTDAGVPTEVVRYLSTPLDEEQLRELAAKLEDPVTDLVRRDAAFAALGLTDEDVATVDQVVTVLAEHPKLMQRPVLVRGDRAIIGRPKDRVATFLAD from the coding sequence ATGGCCGACGACGTGACCCTGCTGCACAACCCCCGGTGCTCCACCTCCCGCTCCGCCCTGGAGACCCTGACCGACGCGGGTGTCCCGACCGAGGTGGTCCGCTACTTGAGTACCCCGCTGGACGAGGAGCAGCTGCGCGAGCTGGCCGCCAAGCTGGAGGACCCGGTCACCGACCTGGTCCGCAGGGACGCGGCGTTCGCCGCGCTCGGACTCACCGACGAGGACGTCGCCACGGTCGACCAGGTGGTCACCGTGCTGGCGGAGCACCCGAAGCTGATGCAGCGCCCGGTGCTGGTGCGTGGCGACCGGGCCATCATCGGTCGGCCCAAGGACCGGGTGGCCACGTTCCTTGCCGACTGA
- a CDS encoding DUF3141 domain-containing protein codes for MTATTSSSRNSTGPIELAFEPIVGAYLEHVREPQLSRWAFAPFDAMTAITTGWVDYLTRAVERRATPLDLAHDALEWWQAVHTKVEPTWSTPFRVEREWATARLLDFSDADTAMVPTVILPPQAGHASTIVDYTQTQSQVRTALQNGLDRLYVLEWKGATEETKDTTIEDYITILDDTAAALGGKINLVGDCQGGWLAAIYAALRPGVVNSLAIGAAPIDFHAGYSAIRDWTEAFRATGELAAYRGMVALGGGVYRGQNQVTGFKMLEPAGQVQRQMDLWAHIDDPDFVQRYRDFVTWFEWDQDMAGTFYLWVVEHLFMNNELVKGTLRVAGETVDLGKITVPLYLLAGTNDHITPPEQVWALVEHANTPAQDVHSRLLEAGHLGLFMGRQALREHWGPIFGDIRTISRVEPRKTAAPKTEDEPAATPAKRTTTAAKPKATRKAAPAKRKATPAKRTAAATTTSRATSEPKAATSKVATAKAEEKVTKPRATKRSTAAVKPPAKAATPKPTTAQAEPKDTAPKTTTGQAAKRSTVASTPPAKAADTPVADTPKSTDTPD; via the coding sequence ATGACCGCCACCACCAGCAGCAGCCGCAACAGCACCGGCCCCATCGAGCTGGCCTTCGAGCCGATTGTGGGTGCCTACCTGGAGCACGTGAGGGAGCCGCAGCTGAGTCGGTGGGCGTTCGCCCCGTTCGACGCGATGACCGCGATCACCACCGGCTGGGTGGACTACCTGACCCGTGCCGTGGAGCGGCGCGCCACGCCGCTGGACCTGGCCCACGACGCCCTGGAGTGGTGGCAGGCCGTGCACACCAAGGTGGAGCCGACCTGGTCCACCCCGTTCCGGGTGGAGCGCGAATGGGCCACCGCCCGGCTGCTGGACTTCTCCGACGCGGACACCGCGATGGTCCCGACCGTGATCCTGCCGCCGCAGGCCGGTCACGCCTCCACGATCGTGGACTACACGCAGACCCAGAGCCAGGTGCGCACCGCCCTGCAGAACGGCCTGGACCGACTCTACGTGCTGGAGTGGAAGGGCGCGACGGAGGAGACCAAGGACACCACGATCGAGGACTACATCACGATCCTCGACGACACCGCCGCCGCGCTGGGCGGCAAGATCAACCTGGTCGGCGACTGCCAGGGCGGCTGGCTCGCCGCGATCTACGCGGCGCTGCGTCCCGGCGTCGTGAACAGCCTGGCGATCGGGGCGGCCCCCATCGACTTCCACGCCGGCTACTCGGCGATCCGCGACTGGACCGAGGCCTTCCGCGCGACGGGCGAGCTCGCGGCATACCGGGGCATGGTCGCCCTTGGCGGCGGGGTCTACCGCGGCCAGAACCAGGTCACCGGCTTCAAGATGCTCGAGCCCGCCGGCCAGGTCCAGCGGCAGATGGATCTGTGGGCGCACATCGACGACCCGGACTTCGTGCAGCGCTACCGCGACTTCGTCACCTGGTTCGAGTGGGACCAGGACATGGCCGGCACCTTCTACCTGTGGGTGGTCGAGCACCTGTTCATGAACAACGAGCTCGTCAAGGGCACCCTCCGGGTGGCCGGCGAGACGGTCGACCTCGGCAAGATCACGGTGCCGCTCTACCTCCTCGCCGGGACCAACGACCACATCACCCCGCCCGAGCAGGTCTGGGCCCTGGTGGAGCACGCCAACACCCCGGCGCAGGACGTGCACAGCCGGCTCCTGGAGGCGGGCCACCTGGGCCTGTTCATGGGCCGTCAGGCGCTGCGCGAGCACTGGGGTCCGATCTTCGGGGACATCCGCACCATCTCCCGGGTGGAGCCCCGCAAGACCGCGGCTCCCAAGACCGAGGACGAGCCGGCTGCCACGCCGGCCAAGCGCACGACCACGGCCGCCAAGCCCAAGGCCACCCGTAAGGCCGCGCCCGCCAAGCGGAAGGCGACGCCGGCCAAGCGGACCGCGGCAGCGACGACGACTTCCCGGGCCACCAGCGAGCCGAAGGCGGCCACCTCAAAGGTTGCGACAGCGAAGGCTGAGGAGAAGGTCACCAAGCCGAGGGCCACCAAGCGGTCCACGGCTGCCGTCAAGCCGCCGGCGAAGGCCGCGACGCCGAAGCCCACCACGGCGCAGGCCGAGCCGAAGGACACCGCGCCAAAGACCACCACGGGCCAGGCCGCCAAGCGCTCCACGGTGGCCTCCACGCCGCCGGCGAAGGCTGCCGACACCCCGGTGGCGGACACCCCGAAGTCCACCGACACCCCGGACTGA
- a CDS encoding ATP-binding protein produces the protein MGTVRVNLVARGPELTRLDETFQQVLGGDGRVLFVRGESGAGKTSLVNEFAARARAGHEDLVVAVGRCDPQSGRGDAFLPFREVLQSLTGDVPGGPGEPAPAEGTAQPHRVRALSRETVSALGPSLVGLFIPGGALLANVGILMAKKSAASRHQAGLQAGHPAAFRDTASHARDMADPEVNGAVDQDQIFEQYVRVLCRLGQDLPLLVVLEDLQWADAASLALLGRLGRRLEGSKLLVVGTYRTSEVTLGQGPDRHPLDEVAAELARQFGDITVDLDEGHDGRVFVDAFLDQEPNHLDEDFRATLHSRTGGHPLFTVELVHHLQDHGGIRWLDAQGWVPAPGLDWEKLPARVEGVIGQRLARLPEELQRALTVAAVEGEEFTAEVVALACRVEVRDLVRDLSGPLNRGHRLVSAVGIERSGNRRLSRYRFSHVTVQHYLLQHLDPVEAGFLHEDVGAALEELYGADNPEVLAALARHFHLAGVPDKALRYAELAGDRAAAAFAREDALRLYAQALEWAPDDADRVRLLTARVGVNAVAADDAAADQDITALEELVDRSTDPTTRAAVRLLRAEHDERTGDYPGAVSHAEAAADAYLVLSDTPGEARARVVLGDALVSAQSYEAAGEAFDRGMTLARLVGDRELEARSHAGLGLVADLTGHRDEGRRHFEQELAINQQDGRTFGVVGGLMHLGVNSWRSNDLTDATARLEEALALAQQIGARRAAGRTQANLGLLLSTRLRLVEARHHLEQALVLNREVGGPYAVSRTVGLLGGLHRTLGDYPAAEVAEKEGLEIDEAVGDRQDQAFRLANLGEVARATGRFAHARDYLDRALALGAEVGDRDVEVLVTMQFAALRLADGDAEGCDDLAGQARDLGVELGDPRVEAEALLLLGHAQLEGERDLSAARESYAAVLTLDVPVAHPVARAGLAAVAARAGDVPEARLQLDEVVPQLLERDLPGVLDLPEVYARVVGVLRMIGDERLAAVLDVGRTLLREQADRFTDADRRRSFLEDVRAHRELLEGAPAPVGEQVSPGTR, from the coding sequence GTGGGCACCGTCCGCGTCAACCTGGTCGCGCGTGGCCCGGAGCTGACCCGCCTGGACGAGACCTTCCAGCAGGTGCTGGGCGGCGACGGGCGGGTCCTCTTCGTGCGCGGGGAGAGCGGTGCGGGCAAGACCTCGCTGGTGAACGAGTTCGCCGCCAGGGCGCGGGCCGGCCACGAGGACCTGGTCGTGGCCGTCGGGCGGTGCGACCCCCAGTCCGGACGCGGGGACGCCTTCCTCCCGTTCCGGGAGGTGCTGCAGAGCCTGACCGGCGACGTGCCGGGCGGCCCGGGGGAGCCGGCGCCGGCGGAGGGGACCGCCCAACCCCACCGGGTCCGCGCGCTCAGCCGGGAGACGGTCTCCGCGCTGGGCCCCTCGTTGGTGGGCCTGTTCATCCCCGGTGGTGCGTTGCTGGCCAACGTGGGCATCCTGATGGCCAAGAAGTCGGCCGCCTCGCGGCACCAGGCCGGGCTCCAGGCGGGCCACCCGGCCGCCTTCCGCGACACCGCGTCCCACGCCCGGGACATGGCCGACCCCGAGGTCAACGGCGCGGTCGACCAGGACCAGATCTTCGAGCAGTACGTGCGGGTGCTCTGCCGCCTCGGCCAGGACCTGCCGCTGCTGGTGGTGCTGGAGGACCTGCAGTGGGCCGACGCCGCCTCCCTCGCCCTGCTGGGCCGGCTCGGCCGGAGGCTGGAGGGCAGCAAACTCCTCGTGGTGGGGACCTACCGTACCAGCGAGGTGACCCTCGGCCAGGGGCCGGACCGACACCCGCTGGACGAGGTGGCCGCCGAGCTCGCGCGCCAGTTCGGCGACATCACGGTCGACCTGGACGAGGGACACGACGGCAGGGTCTTCGTGGACGCCTTCCTGGACCAGGAGCCCAACCACCTCGACGAGGACTTCCGGGCCACGCTGCACTCCCGGACCGGGGGCCACCCGCTGTTCACCGTGGAGCTGGTGCACCACCTGCAGGACCACGGGGGCATCCGGTGGCTGGACGCCCAGGGGTGGGTCCCGGCACCCGGACTGGACTGGGAGAAGCTGCCCGCCCGCGTCGAGGGCGTCATCGGCCAACGGCTCGCCCGGCTGCCCGAGGAGCTGCAGCGGGCCCTGACCGTGGCCGCGGTCGAGGGGGAGGAGTTCACCGCCGAGGTGGTGGCGCTGGCCTGCCGGGTGGAGGTCCGGGACCTGGTCCGCGACCTTAGCGGGCCGCTGAACAGGGGGCACCGGCTGGTCTCCGCCGTCGGGATCGAGCGCTCGGGCAACCGCCGGCTCTCCCGCTACCGGTTCTCCCACGTCACGGTGCAGCACTACCTGCTCCAGCACCTGGACCCGGTCGAGGCGGGGTTCCTGCACGAGGACGTGGGGGCGGCGCTGGAGGAGCTGTACGGCGCCGACAACCCGGAGGTTCTGGCCGCGTTGGCCCGCCACTTCCACCTGGCCGGGGTGCCGGACAAGGCGCTGCGGTATGCCGAGCTCGCGGGGGACCGGGCGGCCGCCGCCTTCGCCCGGGAGGACGCGCTCCGGCTCTACGCCCAGGCGCTGGAGTGGGCCCCGGACGATGCCGACCGGGTCCGGCTGCTCACGGCCCGGGTCGGGGTGAACGCCGTGGCTGCCGACGACGCGGCGGCGGACCAGGACATCACGGCGCTGGAGGAGCTGGTCGACCGTTCCACCGATCCCACGACGCGGGCCGCGGTCCGGTTGCTCCGTGCCGAGCACGATGAACGGACCGGCGACTACCCGGGGGCGGTGAGCCACGCCGAGGCCGCCGCCGACGCCTACCTCGTCCTCAGCGACACCCCGGGCGAGGCGCGAGCCCGGGTCGTGCTCGGGGACGCGCTCGTCTCGGCCCAGTCGTACGAGGCCGCAGGGGAGGCCTTCGACCGCGGCATGACGCTGGCCCGTCTGGTGGGTGACCGGGAACTCGAGGCGCGTTCACACGCCGGGCTCGGGCTGGTCGCCGACCTGACCGGGCACCGGGACGAGGGACGTCGGCACTTCGAGCAGGAGCTGGCGATCAACCAGCAGGACGGGCGCACCTTCGGGGTCGTGGGGGGCCTGATGCACCTGGGGGTGAACAGCTGGCGCAGCAACGACCTGACCGATGCGACGGCCCGGCTCGAGGAGGCCCTGGCCCTGGCGCAGCAGATCGGTGCCCGCCGGGCGGCCGGCCGGACCCAGGCGAACCTGGGGCTGCTGCTGTCCACCCGGCTCCGGCTGGTGGAGGCGCGCCACCACCTGGAGCAGGCCCTGGTGCTGAACCGCGAGGTCGGTGGGCCGTATGCCGTGTCCCGCACCGTGGGTCTGCTCGGTGGGCTGCACCGCACCCTCGGCGACTACCCGGCGGCCGAGGTGGCGGAGAAGGAGGGTCTGGAGATCGACGAGGCCGTGGGGGACCGGCAGGACCAGGCCTTCCGGCTGGCCAACCTGGGCGAGGTGGCCCGTGCCACCGGACGGTTCGCACACGCCCGGGACTACCTGGACCGCGCGCTGGCGCTGGGCGCCGAGGTCGGTGACCGGGACGTCGAGGTGTTGGTCACCATGCAGTTCGCCGCCCTCCGGTTGGCCGACGGAGATGCCGAGGGCTGTGACGACCTGGCAGGTCAGGCACGCGACCTGGGCGTCGAGCTGGGAGACCCCCGCGTCGAGGCGGAGGCACTCCTGTTGCTCGGACACGCCCAGCTCGAGGGGGAGCGGGACCTGTCGGCCGCCCGCGAGTCCTATGCGGCCGTCCTGACCCTGGATGTGCCCGTCGCCCACCCCGTGGCCAGGGCCGGGCTGGCGGCGGTCGCCGCCCGGGCGGGGGACGTTCCGGAGGCCCGGCTGCAGCTGGACGAGGTCGTGCCGCAACTCCTGGAGCGCGACCTGCCGGGTGTCCTGGACCTACCGGAGGTCTACGCGCGGGTCGTCGGGGTGCTACGGATGATCGGGGACGAGCGGCTGGCCGCCGTCCTGGACGTGGGTCGCACGTTGCTCCGGGAGCAGGCCGACCGGTTCACGGACGCCGACCGCCGGCGCTCCTTCCTGGAGGACGTGCGGGCCCACCGGGAACTGCTCGAGGGAGCGCCGGCGCCCGTGGGCGAGCAGGTCAGCCCGGGAACTCGATGA
- a CDS encoding PHA/PHB synthase family protein, whose amino-acid sequence MTGAVRTTQAKLDPLGLVPAAGTVLSRAAGNPVGLVGAATRLATGLALTPVAAAARSLGLPAHPAVEPDPRDRRFSDPTWEGNPAFFALQQLYAVACRYADDVLAAGNRGDDLADQKAHFAARLVTEALAPTNFPLTNPEVLVRGLQTGGLSYLQGLRLALEDLRERGGVPEQVDASGFELGRDLAATEGKVIFRNDLIELIQYAPQTDQVHEVPILCSPPWINKYYVMDLAPTRSFVEWAIQHQRTVFMISYRNPDESMRDLTMDDYLKQGVLAPLDVVTAVTGSEKVDLVGVCLGGALATMAAAHLAARGDERIGSITTMNTLLDYSDPGELGCMVDADTLERLTVRMAETGFLASEDMAMAFNLLRPRDLIFRYVPSRWFKGEQAPAFDILAWNSDATRMPAAMHGTYLRDLYGDNLLAKGEYALGGITLDLSTVTADAYVVGAVNDHIVPWLSSHAATRLLGGQVRYVLSSGGHIAGIVNPPSPKAWYEAIPLGTDTPTDGDLWREAATRHTESWWEDWARWSTERAGALTRPPRMGSRKYRPLGDAPGDYVRG is encoded by the coding sequence GTGACCGGGGCAGTCCGCACGACCCAGGCCAAGCTGGACCCGCTCGGGCTGGTCCCCGCCGCCGGCACCGTGCTCTCCCGGGCCGCCGGCAACCCCGTCGGCCTCGTCGGTGCCGCGACGCGCCTGGCGACCGGTCTGGCGCTGACCCCGGTCGCTGCCGCGGCCCGTTCACTGGGTCTGCCCGCCCACCCCGCGGTCGAGCCGGACCCCCGGGACCGGCGGTTCTCCGACCCCACCTGGGAGGGCAACCCCGCCTTCTTCGCCCTCCAACAGCTGTATGCCGTGGCCTGCCGCTACGCCGACGACGTGCTGGCCGCCGGGAACCGGGGGGACGACCTGGCCGACCAGAAGGCCCACTTCGCGGCGCGGCTGGTCACCGAGGCCCTGGCACCGACCAACTTCCCGCTGACCAATCCCGAGGTGCTGGTCCGGGGGCTGCAGACCGGTGGCCTGAGCTACCTGCAGGGGTTGCGGCTCGCCCTGGAGGACCTGCGGGAGCGCGGCGGGGTCCCCGAGCAGGTGGACGCCTCCGGGTTCGAGCTGGGCCGGGACCTGGCGGCGACCGAGGGCAAGGTGATCTTCCGCAACGACCTGATCGAGCTGATCCAGTACGCCCCGCAGACCGACCAGGTTCACGAGGTCCCGATCCTGTGCAGCCCGCCGTGGATCAACAAGTACTACGTGATGGACCTGGCGCCTACCCGGAGCTTCGTGGAGTGGGCGATCCAGCACCAGCGCACGGTCTTCATGATCAGCTACCGCAACCCGGACGAGTCGATGCGCGACCTGACCATGGACGACTACCTCAAGCAGGGCGTGCTGGCCCCGCTCGACGTGGTCACTGCCGTCACCGGGAGCGAGAAGGTCGACCTGGTCGGCGTCTGCCTCGGCGGGGCCCTGGCGACGATGGCCGCCGCCCACCTGGCGGCGCGGGGCGATGAGCGGATCGGGTCGATCACCACGATGAACACCCTGCTCGACTACTCCGACCCCGGGGAGCTGGGCTGCATGGTCGACGCCGACACCTTGGAGCGGCTGACCGTGCGGATGGCCGAGACGGGCTTCCTGGCCTCGGAGGACATGGCCATGGCGTTCAACCTGTTGCGCCCGCGCGACCTGATCTTCCGCTACGTCCCGAGCCGCTGGTTCAAGGGCGAGCAGGCGCCAGCCTTCGACATCCTGGCCTGGAACTCCGACGCCACCCGGATGCCGGCAGCGATGCACGGCACCTACCTGCGGGACCTGTACGGCGACAACCTGCTGGCCAAGGGCGAGTACGCGCTCGGCGGCATCACGCTGGACCTGTCCACGGTGACTGCGGACGCCTACGTCGTGGGCGCGGTCAACGACCACATCGTGCCGTGGCTCTCCTCCCACGCGGCCACCCGGCTGCTCGGGGGGCAGGTGCGCTACGTGCTCTCCTCCGGCGGTCACATCGCCGGCATCGTCAACCCGCCGAGCCCGAAGGCCTGGTACGAGGCGATCCCGCTCGGGACCGACACCCCTACCGACGGGGACCTGTGGCGCGAGGCCGCGACACGGCATACCGAGTCGTGGTGGGAGGACTGGGCGCGCTGGTCGACCGAGCGGGCCGGCGCCCTGACCAGGCCTCCCCGCATGGGCAGCCGGAAGTACCGCCCGCTGGGTGACGCCCCCGGCGACTACGTCCGGGGTTGA
- the phbB gene encoding acetoacetyl-CoA reductase: MVTARTALVTGGTGGIGSAIVERLLAEGHRVATNYRNEAKAQAWQAKMKEAGHDVLVVPGDVSDPEDSQRMVEQVSAELGPVEILVNNAGITQDTTFHKMSPEQWQSVINTNLGSVYNVTRPVIGPMREAGWGRVVQISSVNGQKGQYGQANYAAAKAGMHGFTISLAQESAKFGITVNTVSPGYVGTEMVMAVPEEVRAKITAQIPVGRLGYPAEIAYAVSFFLPDEAGWVTGANLAINGGHYMGW, translated from the coding sequence ATGGTCACGGCACGCACGGCTCTGGTTACCGGTGGGACGGGGGGCATTGGTTCGGCCATCGTCGAACGACTGCTCGCCGAAGGGCACCGGGTAGCGACGAACTACCGCAACGAGGCGAAGGCGCAGGCCTGGCAGGCCAAGATGAAAGAGGCGGGCCACGACGTGCTGGTCGTGCCGGGCGACGTCTCGGACCCGGAGGACTCCCAACGCATGGTGGAGCAGGTCTCCGCCGAGCTCGGCCCGGTAGAGATCCTGGTGAACAACGCCGGGATCACCCAGGACACCACCTTCCACAAGATGAGCCCCGAGCAGTGGCAGTCGGTCATCAACACCAACCTCGGATCCGTCTACAACGTCACCCGGCCGGTCATCGGCCCGATGCGTGAGGCCGGGTGGGGTCGGGTCGTGCAGATCAGCTCGGTCAACGGCCAGAAGGGCCAGTACGGCCAGGCGAACTATGCCGCCGCCAAGGCCGGCATGCACGGGTTCACCATCTCCCTGGCCCAGGAGAGCGCGAAGTTCGGCATCACCGTTAACACGGTCTCCCCCGGGTACGTCGGCACCGAGATGGTGATGGCCGTCCCCGAGGAGGTGCGCGCCAAGATCACCGCGCAGATCCCCGTGGGCCGCCTCGGCTATCCCGCGGAGATCGCGTATGCCGTGTCCTTCTTCCTGCCCGACGAGGCGGGCTGGGTCACCGGCGCCAACCTGGCCATCAACGGTGGCCACTACATGGGCTGGTAG